The following coding sequences are from one Leishmania major strain Friedlin complete genome, chromosome 36 window:
- a CDS encoding ATP-dependent RNA helicase-like protein, whose translation MSLKKKTFKQRIRKNDMKQRHQIGFGLRKRMGAARRIRNRYDSVDDGTRPMEMIVSEIAEGTAVPSQEAVLDPRSLTDLLLRPAESPVSNNSASASANVATTSCAVASKSNGCSSALWKRGSSKSSALLTSVPLASEKVLPSLPLAPDDPLALPDTRVFEEEERQQRLAREAAARQNENKNLYRHSGQPYLFWERVGLHPALLQALRDLHFTHPTPVQEEVLPNVLASGDEGLARQRSSEADKKSKKHKRAGGAADSAGHDVVVSAETGSGKTLVFALPILQDLLTTLDTERVSAVTPTSSAEAVHEKATGQASSDAAVARAELKAKRQKRIMHSLIISPTRELALQIDAAIRQLTKFAPQVVVGCVVGGMAQERQQRVLNRHPHILICTPGRLWDLVQKNEGCYLGHSASRRLHYVVLDEADKMLQSGRFAELQTLLERIHCEVLPAGFAQDREEGAEPGEIAVESGRWDPDTESFIPFDKEEAGATKPKVKKLVAETVTEAGGAPVETMKGKKRAREAMEAAAEDVSSTSKTKKAKKVTADVTPAKSRKTAKTSAKQAAGLKEEEDEEAADEEETASKYGNINTETEHGGARHRKDEPQPIPMPPEPAAGHRVITYVTSATLSLQTNYERRDFSARKSIIRTSNADVLTKVLQQLEIKLSNARVFSLAESANVAARINETYLRCPDNSKDLYLYYFLKTYHDDRAIVFVNAISMLRRLVKLLEVLGIAVVGLHASMQQRQRLKFIDKFKEGKIHVLVATDVASRGLDIDGLKYVVHYQVPRTTEAYIHRCGRTARCGGTGLSVLLVNAQEHMSFRKLMESLGRKESEVETFAMQATIVHQLHSHLRIAWQIDKLQKEIGKSRANNQWVNRMTKEADLETDDMFDDTADAENREKQKAIRILQRELQLLGRKFTGQYGGKGAFRTSAYALGAKQAEQHLKERADRQTIRVASKKKKFAADGKK comes from the coding sequence ATGTCCCTCAAGAAGAAGACGTTCAAGCAGCGCATTCGCAAGAATGACatgaagcagcggcaccagaTCGGCTTTGGTTTACGCAAACGCATGGGCGCCGCTCGTCGCATCCGGAACCGCTACGACTCGGTGGATGATGGGACACGGCCGATGGAGATGATCGTGTCTGAGATTGCAGAAGGTACGGCTGTGCCGAGTCAAGAGGCGGTTCTCGATCCCCGCAGTCTGACagacctgctgctgcgtccgGCTGAGTCACCCGTGAGCAACAACAGCGCGTCGGCAAGCGCCAACGTTGCCACCACTTCTTGTGCTGTCGCATCAAAGTCGAACGGTTGCAGCTCCGCCCTATGGAAGAGGGGGTCGTCGAAGTCATCCGCACTCCTCACCTCTGTCCCACTTGCATCCGAGAaggtgctgccgtcgctgccgttaGCCCCTGATGACCCGCTTGCTTTGCCGGACACCCGCGtcttcgaggaggaggagcggcagcagcgcctggcgagagaggcggcggcgcggcagaaCGAAAACAAGAACCTGTACCGCCACAGCGGGCAGCCCTACCTCTTTTGGGAGCGTGTTGGGCTTCATCCTGCTCTCCTTCAGGCGCTACGGGACCTGCATTTtacccaccccacccccgtgcaggaggaggtgctccCGAACGTCCTGGCAAGCGGTGACGAGGGGCTGGCAAggcagcggagcagcgaAGCGGACAAAAAGAGCAAGAAGCACAAGCgagccggtggcgctgctgacaGCGCCGGCCACGATGTGGTCGTGTCGGCCGAAacgggcagcggcaagacgCTGGTGTTTGCGCTGCCCATCTTGCAGGACTTACTCACCACGCTGGACACGGAGAGGGTCAGTGCCGTTACGCCAACTTCATCGGCAGAGGCTGTGCACGAAAAAGCAACGGGCCAGGCGAGTTCGGACGCCGCTGTGGCGCGAGCGGAGCTGAAGGCGAAACGCCAGAAGCGTATCATGCACTCTCTCATTATTTCGCCAACGCGCGAGCTCGCCCTCCAAATCGATGCGGCTATTCGCCAGCTGACCAAGTTTGCTccgcaggtggtggtgggttGTGTGGTCGGTGGCATGGCCCaggagcgccagcagcgcgtctTGAACCGACACCCGCACATTCTCATCTGCACCCCAGGTCGTTTGTGGGACCTGGTGCAGAAGAACGAGGGATGCTACCTCGGTCACAGTGCCAGTCGGCGCCTGCACTACGTCGTCCTCGATGAGGCTGACAAGATGCTGCAATCAGGACGCTTTGCCGAGCTGCAGACCTTGCTGGAGCGCATCCACtgcgaggtgctgccggcggGTTTCGCTCAGGACCGTGAGGAGGGTGCCGAGCCAGGCGAGATCGCCGTTGAGAGCGGTCGCTGGGACCCCGATACCGAGTCGTTTATTCCGTTTGACAAGGAGGAGGCAGGCGCGACAAAGCCGAAGGTGAAGAAACTGGTGGCAGAAACCGTCACCGAGGCGGGCGGGGCACCAGTGGAGACAATGAAAGGCAAGAAGCGCGCTCGCGAAgccatggaggcggcggcggaagacGTCTCATCAACTtcgaagacgaagaaggcaAAGAAGGTCACTGCAGATGTGACGCCAGCAAAGAGCCGCAAGACGGCCAAAACGTCTGCGAAACAGGCAGCTGGCctgaaggaggaagaggacgaggaggcggcagacgaggaggaaaCGGCGAGCAAGTATGGCAACATAAACACCGAGACGGAgcacggcggtgctcgcCATAGGAAGGACGAGCCGCAGCCTATCCCGATGCCGCCGGAGCCGGCCGCGGGGCACCGTGTTATCACCTACGTCACGTCTGCCACTCTGTCGCTGCAGACAAACTATGAGCGGCGCGACTTCTCGGCTCGCAAGAGCATCATTCGCACCTCGAACGCAGATGTGTTGACCAAGGTTCTGCAGCAACTGGAGATCAAGCTCAGTAATGCGCGagtcttctctctcgcggAGTCGGCCAACGTCGCCGCGCGCATCAACGAGACATACCTCCGCTGCCCCGACAATAGCAAAGATCTGTACCTGTACTACTTCCTCAAGACCTATCACGATGATCGCGCCATTGTCTTCGTGAACGCGATTTCCATGCTGCGGCGCTTGGTAAAGCTGCTCGAGGTGCTCGGGATCGCCGTGGTGGGCCTGCATGCCtcgatgcagcagcgccagcgtctGAAGTTCATCGACAAGTTCAAGGAAGGCAAAATCCACGTGCTCGTCGCCACCGACGTTGCGTCGCGCGGTTTGGACATTGATGGGCTCAAGTACGTCGTTCACTACCAGGTGCCGCGCACCACTGAGGCGTACAtccaccgctgcggccgcacggcgcgctgcggcggcaccggcctTTCTGTGCTGCTCGTCAATGCTCAAGAGCACATGTCGTTTCGCAAGCTGATGGAGTCCCTCGGTCGGAAGGAGAGTGAGGTGGAGACGTTTGCGATGCAGGCGACCATTGTGCATCAGCTCCACAGTCACCTGCGCATTGCGTGGCAGATTGATAAGCTGCAGAAGGAGATCGGGAAGTCCCGCGCGAACAATCAGTGGGTAAACCGGATGACGAAAGAGGCGGACCTGGAGACGGACGACATGTTCGACGACACCGCAGACGCCGAGAATCGCGAAAAGCAGAAAGCCATTCGCATCTTGCAGCGCGAGCTTCAGCTGCTCGGACGGAAGTTCACGGGCCAGTATGGCGGCAAGGGTGCCTTCCGCACGAGCGCATATGCTCTGGGCGCTAAGCAAGCAGAGCAGCACCTgaaggagcgcgccgaccgTCAGACGATTCGCGTGGCGAGCAAGAAGAAAAAGTTTGCAGCAGACGGCAAAAAGTAG
- a CDS encoding putative 60S ribosomal protein L22 — protein MVAVRAKVGSRSYVRQKQLAKGKKVFKIDCSIPAADGIFSEDVLGNFEQFFQDNTKLNGRKGKLSDKVRLSMNDNVLTISTTMAYRKKYFKYLTKKFLKKKDLRDWIRILATGKGTYQLKYFNIQDQEE, from the coding sequence ATGGTCGCCGTTCGCGCCAAGGTTGGCTCCCGCAGCTACGTCCGCCAGAAGCAGCTGGCCAAGGGCAAGAAAGTCTTCAAGATCGACTGCAGCATCCCGGCCGCCGACGGCATCTTCAGTGAGGATGTGCTTGGCAACTTCGAGCAGTTCTTCCAGGACAACACGAAGCTGAACGGGCGCAAGGGCAAGCTGTCTGATAAGGTCCGCCTGTCGATGAACGACAACGTTCTGACCATCAGCACCACGATGGCGTACCGCAAGAAGTATTTCAAGTACCTCACGAAGAAGTTCCTCAAGAAGAAGGACCTGCGCGACTGGATCCGCATCCTCGCCACCGGCAAGGGGACGTACCAGCTCAAGTACTTCAACATCCAGGACCAGGAGGAATAG
- a CDS encoding asparaginase-like protein yields the protein MLYISSGLVGRKAMSGELSPEEDTSGAKVLLINMRSYQSDLLDQTQRSNVDHRRFFLDILQCNEDLHRPGVPSFDVIQLEKLKLSADHTHEDWLELAHLIKKEYHRYRGFVVESGSDNMVTTSTAVSFLLENLGKPVIFTGSLIPGHRIYTDMTRNIILALAFASCSQICEVCILFDEMLYRANRAIKMSLCSLRPFDSPHFPPIASMRGGVLIIHKVLLRPHPTGRLCIKAELSTKVLTLELGPGAPFEFFRAAIEYTSAPALILRCYGSGNGPTRRDFMKRLLAIAKDRDLVVVICTHNRYGVVALSEYEAGRQLMGAGAISAGDMTQEAAMVKLKYLLGLGMSPEQVRKYFAVDMRGEVSTPSAKL from the coding sequence ATGCTGTACATCAGTAGCGGCCTTGTAGGTCGCAAGGCGATGAGCGGTGAGCTCTCCCCTGAGGAGGACACGTCGGGTGCCAAGGTGCTCCTCATCAACATGCGCAGCTATCAGTCTGATCTGCTCGATCAAACGCAGCGGAGCAACGTCGACCATCGCAGGTTTTTTCTTGACATTCTCCAATGCAACGAAGACTTGCACAGGCCGGGTGTGCCCAGCTTCGACGTGATACAGCTGGAAAAACTGAAGCTCTCGGCAGACCACACTCACGAAGACTGGTTAGAGCTGGCGCACCTCATAAAGAAGGAGTACCACCGCTACCGCGGTTTTGTGGTGGAGAGCGGATCGGACAACATGGTCACCACCTCCACGGCGGTCAGCTTCTTGCTCGAGAACCTCGGCAAGCCGGTCATTTTCACAGGCTCACTCATCCCCGGCCATCGCATCTACACCGACATGACGCGGAACATTATCCTCGCCTTGGCGTTTGCCAGCTGTAGCCAGATCTGTGAGGTGTGCATTCTCTTTGACGAGATGCTCTACCGTGCAAATCGCGCCATCAAAATGAGTCTTTGTAGCTTGCGCCCCTTCGACTCGCCGCACTTCCCTCCCATCGCATccatgcgcggcggtgtcctGATCATTCACAAGGTGCTGCTCCGTCCGCACCCCACCGGTCGACTGTGCATCAAAGCAGAGTTGTCCACGAAGGTGCTGACGCTCGAGCTGGGCCCGGGAGCGCCGTTTGAGTTTTTCCGAGCCGCCATTGAGTACACAAGCGCTCCGGCCCTCATCCTGCGCTGCTACGGCAGTGGTAACGGGCCGACCCGGCGTGACTTTATgaagcgcctcctcgccatAGCGAAGGATCGCGacttggtggtggtgatttGCACGCACAACCGCTacggggtggtggcgctgtcgGAATACGAAGCGGGGCGTCAGCTTATGGGGGCTGGGGCCATCAGCGCTGGTGACATGACGCAAGAGGCGGCCATGGTGAAGCTCAAGTACCTGCTCGGTCTTGGCATGTCTCCGGAGCAGGTGCGCAAGTACTTTGCTGTGGACATGCGCGGCGAAGTATCGACGCCGTCCGCAAAGCTGTGA
- a CDS encoding putative mitochondrial intermediate peptidase: MLRRLVSCASPLRLRGCGAAVVLGNGRFASTANASAAPPITTTKAPTYGTVPDIPNLNFLSSPDNLLNTVDGTVDVCEALLKEIPKAKTPQAKHDLIDSTSNVLCLLLDPCEFVRQIHPDENYKRGASLAFQKGYEYMCEVNSRRDLYDVIKELDSQEGRKGLTPESVKNVVQLRRDMENNGIHLPDAQRAKVTEMNIEKEELAMRFLTEQGSANPFGTLRYLLQCRYELAQLLGFESYAEQQLRGTMLENQENVWHFLCSIASKYRQQAEAEMNLIRKHVGEVRNRVNITDEYRARVASSMRRDAEPENALEYFSVANCVRGIQCLCSEVFGVKLEEVPLNPEEVINNSVKKFHVYDEHKRFLGVIVLDMYTNEMKYCQAGHLTLQLGCVPHQEALATVGLRLPKRQYPVVVLTANVGALKPAQRRPDGTYDDESTLMQPNEVTTVFHEFGHAMHTIFGQTQVQNLAGTRASIDYVETFSQLFEQFLSSHEFLKLWAHRINTREPISFDIVQKRNSAANMFKHLDMLDQVVLSAVDQALHGPQPLTVYFPHGDQGHVGKRTLGDLGDYGRGGFNMARALIQVAKPVSVAEPTETGVLSTLSFEHLSGYPGGYYGYLYSLSVARRIWTKKFERDPLNRDAGRELVEKVMCHGAACDPRETIEKYLGDNLTDIDIWA; this comes from the coding sequence ATGCTTCGCCGACTTGTATCCTGCGCATcaccgctgcgcttgcgggGCTGTGGTGCGGCTGTTGTCTTGGGCAATGGTCGTTTTGCTTCCACGGCGAACgcgtcggcagcaccgcccatcaccaccaccaaggCGCCGACCTACGGTACTGTTCCCGATATCCCGAACCTGAACTTCCTTTCCAGCCCTGATAATCTGCTTAACACCGTGGATGGAACGGTGGACGTGTGCGAGGCGTTGCTGAAGGAGATTCCAAAAGCCAAGACGCCGCAGGCCAAGCATGACCTAATCGATTCCACCAGCAACGTgctctgcctgctgctggacCCGTGCGAGTTTGTGCGTCAAATCCACCCAGACGAGAACTACAAGCGTGGTgcctccctcgccttccAGAAGGGGTACGAGTACATGTGCGAGGTGAACTCGCGGCGCGACCTCTACGACGTCATTAAGGAGCTAGATAGCCAGGAAGGCCGCAAAGGCCTGACGCCGGAGTCGGTCAAGAACGTTGTGCAGCTGAGGAGGGACATGGAGAACAACGGCATCCATCTTCCAGACGCGCAGCGCGCCAAGGTGACGGAGATGAACATCGAGAAGGAAGAACTGGCGATGCGCTTTTTGACGGAGCAGGGCTCAGCCAACCCTTTCGGCACTCTCCGGTACCTTCTTCAGTGCCGCTACGAGCTGGCTCAGTTGCTGGGGTTCGAGAGTTACGCAGAGCAACAGCTGCGCGGGACGATGCTGGAGAATCAGGAGAACGTATGGCACTTCCTTTGTAGCATTGCCAGCAAATATCGTcagcaggcggaggcggagatgaaCCTCATTCGTAAACACGTCGGCGAGGTGCGCAACCGTGTCAACATCACCGACGAATACAGAGCCCGCGTAGCGTCCTCGATGCGGCGCGATGCAGAGCCGGAGAATGCGCTGGAATACTTCTCCGTCGCGAACTGCGTGCGCGGCATTCAGTGTCTCTGCTCGGAGGTTTTCGGCGtgaagctggaggaggtcCCCCTCAACCCCGAAGAGGTTATCAACAACAGTGTCAAGAAGTTTCACGTGTACGATGAGCACAAGAGGTTCCTCGGCGTGATTGTGCTGGACATGTACACGAACGAGATGAAGTACTGCCAGGCAGGTCACTTGACGCTGCAACTCGGCTGCGTGCCGCACCAGGAGGCCCTCGCCACGGTGGGGCTGCGCTTACCGAAGCGGCAGTACCCGGTAGTTGTGCTCACGGCAAATGTGGGCGCGCTGAAGccggcacagcgccgccctGATGGCACATACGACGACGAATCCACCCTAATGCAGCCGAACGAGGTGACGACTGTTTTCCATGAGTTTGGCCACGCCATGCATACCATCTTTGGACAGACCCAGGTGCAAAACTTGGCCGGCACGCGCGCCAGCATCGACTACGTCGAGACGTTCTCGCAGCTGTTTGAGCAGTTCCTCTCGTCGCACGAGTTCTTGAAGCTGTGGGCGCACCGCATCAACACCCGTGAGCCGATCTCCTTCGACATTGTGCAGAAGCGCAACAGCGCGGCGAACATGTTCAAGCACCTGGATATGCTGGACCAGGTGGTGCTCTCTGCGGTGGACCAGGCGCTGCACGGGCCGCAGCCGTTAACGGTGTACTTCCCGCACGGCGACCAGGGTCACGTGGGCAAGCGCACGCTCGGTGACCTGGGCGATTACGGCCGCGGTGGCTTCAACATGGCACGGGCGCTCATTCAGGTGGCGAAGCCGGTCTCCGTCGCGGAGCCGACGGAAACCGGCGTCCTGAGTACGCTATCCTTTGAGCACCTTTCAGGATACCCGGGAGGCTACTACGGCTATCTCTACAGCCTGAGCGTGGCGCGTCGAATCTGGACGAAAAAGTTCGAGCGCGACCCGCTCAACCGCGATGCCGGGCGTGAGCTGGTAGAAAAAGTCATGtgccacggcgccgcctgTGACCCACGCGAAACCATCGAGAAATACCTCGGCGACAACCTCACAGATATTGATATTTGGGCCTAA
- a CDS encoding putative chaperone protein DNAj, producing the protein MGAVKFQLYKTLGVPMKSSIKDITRAYRHLALKYHPDRNPEGVEKFKSISNAYAVLSDPERRAAYDLTGFLSDSADSSHAMSDEAARQQRSAELADQVRTFFATYAGSAEERLDVVRGYEKCRGDFKKMVREYLLFDNGVEAEVQRLHRLVSTLIELGNLSPTPAWKSTSTPEALLRLEKAMHRERQEAENVLKDMAGSGTGAAGAADGDLSSLQVMIRQRQQSSYESMLNHLESKYVTKKSNARESSKRTREAAPTARKDECASKKHRKASHHR; encoded by the coding sequence ATGGGCGCTGTCAAGTTTCAGCTTTACAAGACACTTGGTGTCCCCATGAAAAGCTCTATCAAGGATATCACGCGGGCATATCGACATCTCGCACTCAAGTACCACCCAGACCGCAACCCAGAGGGCGTGGAAAAGTTCAAGAGTATCTCGAACGCCTATGCCGTGCTGTCTGACCCTGAGCGACGCGCGGCGTACGACCTGACAGGTTTTCTCTCGGATTCCGCAGACTCATCGCACGCCATGTCCGATGAGGCGgctcgccagcagcgctCTGCGGAGCTAGCGGATCAGGTGCGCACCTTCTTTGCCACCTACGCTGGATCTGCAGAGGAGCGGTTGGACGTGGTGCGCGGCTACGAAAAGTGCAGGGGCGACTTCAAAAAGATGGTGCGAGAGTATCTTCTCTTCGACAACGGCGTcgaggcggaggtgcagcggtTGCATCGTCTTGTGTCGACGCTGATCGAGTTGGGGAATctgtcgccgacgccggcgtgGAAGTCAACGAGCACCCCGGAGGCTCTCCTCAGGCTGGAAAAAGCCATGCACCGTGAGCGtcaggaggcggagaacgTGTTGAAGGATATGGCTGGCAGCGGTaccggtgcagcaggcgccgccgacggcgacctTAGCAGCCTGCAAGTTATGAttcggcagcgtcagcagtCTTCATACGAGTCGATGCTGAACCACCTCGAGAGCAAGTACGTgacgaagaagagcaacGCGCGAGAGTCGAGCAAGCGCACACGTGAGGCCGCACCGACCGCTCGCAAGGACGAATGTGCTTCCAAAAAGCACCGGAAAGCCTCTCATCACCGGTAA